From Numenius arquata chromosome 4, bNumArq3.hap1.1, whole genome shotgun sequence, a single genomic window includes:
- the YAE1 gene encoding protein YAE1 homolog — MSWVQAAVSRSSEDVFDEDADEMYLLQKEWNSTMKKRLKEGYSDGIEAGKELALQEGFNQGYRHGAELMVTCGQFRGTLNALLSWCHLNGRDSALSEINNLLDVIGKHEEDVLKYLNSIEQQPHLGQILDSVQDMDLNHTAPAGTEHDELKAGKHKDIGSFGENICRNNGEVGSLQCSKAKLCMDPESSTLAWVKKQTIWLVEQLGLSLDILHHVQQLEP, encoded by the exons ATGTCCTGGGTACAAGCGGCAGTCAGCCGATCCAGTGAGGACGTATTTGATGAAGATGCAGATGAAATGTATCTACTACAGAAAGAATGGAACAGCACCatgaaaaaaagactgaag GAAGGCTATAGTGATGGAAttgaggctgggaaagaactTGCCCTCCAGGAAGGCTTCAATCAAGGTTATAGACACGGTGCTGAGCTGATGGTGACTTGTGGCCAGTTCAGAGGAACCCTGAA tgctCTCTTATCCTGGTGTCATCTTAATGGACGTGATTCTGCCTTAAGTGAGATAAATAATCTTCTCGATGTGATTGGAAAGCATGAAGAAGATGTGCTTAAGTACCTGAATTCCATCGAACAACAGCCGCATCTCGGACAAATTTTAGATTCTGTTCAGGACATGGACCTTAATCACACAGCTCCGGCTGGGACAGAGCACGATGAACTTAAAGCTGGAAAACACAAAGACATTGGCAGTTTTGGTGAAAACATTTGTCGAAATAATGGTGAGGTTGGTTCCTTGCAGTGCAGCAAGGCAAAACTCTGCATGGATCCTGAAAGTTCAACCCTTGCTTGGGTTAAAAAGCAGACTATTTGGCTAGTGGAGCAACTGGGCTTATCACTGGATATACTCCATCACGTCCAGCAACTAGAACCTTAG